In Ruania alkalisoli, the DNA window CCGCGCTTCCACCAGCGAGCAGCAGCGCGGACGCCACAGCACCCTCGAGGATCGCCCACAGCACGCGACTCCACTTCGGGGGTTCCGGGTCGCCGCCGGAGGCCAGCATGTCAACCACGAGCGAGCCGGAGTCAGACGATGTGACGAAGAAGATGACGACCAGCAGCACCGCCAAGCCGACGAGCACCTTCCCGACCCCGCTCCCGGGTTCCCCGACGAGACCGTCGAGCATGGTGAACAACGATCCGGTGCCATCGACTGTCAGGCCCTCGGGTCCGACAGTGTCGTCAGGTCCGCCCTCGGTGACCAGCCCGCCCTCACCGAAGAGCTGGCGGTGGAGCGCGGTGCCGCCGAAGACGGTGAACCAGAGGAACGAGAAGGCCGTCGGGAGCACGAGCACACCGACCACGAACTCACGCACGGTGCGGCCGCGCGAGATGCGGGCGATGAAGACGCCGACGAAGGGCGCCCAGGAGACCCACCAGCCCCAGTAGAACGCGGTCCACCAACCCTGCCAGGTGGTGCCATCTTCACCGGCGAACGCGGTGGTGCGGAAGGCGTTGTTGAGGAACTCCTGGAAGTACAGGCCGGTGGCCTCAACGTACTCGCGCAGCAGGAACATCGTCGGGCCGGCGATCAGCACGAAGATCATCAGGCCGATGGCCAGGATCATGTTCCCGTTGGAGAGGTACTTGATGCCCTTCTTCACCCCGGTGACCACCGAGACCAGGGCGATCAGCGTGATGATCCCGATGAGGAACACCATGATGAGATTGGTGGGCTCTCCGATGATCTCCAGGAAGCTCAGCCCCGACGCAACCTGCGAGACACCGAGCCCCAGCGACGTGGCCACACCGAAGACGGTGCCGACCACGGCGATCACGTCGATGACGTTCCCGATCCAGCTGTCAGTGCGCTTGCCGAGGATTGCCTCGAGGGACCAGCGGATGGAGATCGGCCGCTTGCGCACGTGCACGGCGTAGGCGATGGCCAGACCCACGACGACGTAGATCGCCCAGGGGTGCAGACCCCAGTGCAGGAAGGTGGTCACCAAGGACTCTTCCGCCCCGGCCGCGTCCATCTCCGCGATGCCGGTGGCACGGTTCGGGATGCCGGCGAAGTGGTGCAGCGGCTCCGCCACACCCCAGAACATCAGACCGATCCCCATACCGGCAGCGAACAACATCGCCAGCCACGGCCCCATCTTGAACTCGGCCGGCTCGTCCTCGTCTCCCAGGACGATGTCGCCGTAGTGACTCACGCCCACCCAGACCGCGAAGCCGACGAAGGCCGTCACGAGCACGATGTAGTACCACCCGAAGGCGGTGACAATGCCACCGCTGACCACACCGATCGCATCCCCGAACGCTGACCCACCAGCGATGGCCGCGATCACGAAGGCGGCAATGACCACCATCGATGGCCAGAACACGCCTGGGCGGACCGAGGAGTACCACGGTCCGGATCGATCGGGATCCTCTGGCGGCGGTGGTGTCTTGTCCTTCACCTCGGCTGTCATCGTCTCCCTCTCCTCGGTTCATTTGCCATGCCGGATCGGGTAGAACCCTCCGACAAACACTCCACCGTAGCGAAGAGAGCAAATTCCGCCAGGCGGCCCGGTTCTCACGGGCGCCAGAAAACGTGCGTACTGGTGCGGGGATCAGTCCAGCAGGTCGTGACGAACGATCGTCGCGGCCCGGTCCGGCCCCACTCCGATCGAGGAGATCCGGGTACCGGACATCTCCTCCAGCGCGAGCACGTAGCGCTGGGCGTTCACGGGGAGGTCCTCGAAGGTCCGGCAGCCGGAGATATCCTCCCACCACCCATCGAGGTGCTCGTAGATCGGGGTGGCGTGGTGGAAGGCGGTCTGGTCCACCGGCATCTCGTCGTGACGGACGCCGTCGACGTCGTAGGCCACGCACACCGGGACCTTCTCCCAACCCGTGAGCACGTCCAGTTTCGTCAGCACAAGGTCGGTGAGTCCGTTCACGCGGCCGGCGTAGCGGGCCACGACAGCGTCGTACCAACCGCAGCGACGTGGCCGCCCGGTGGTGACACCGAACTCGCCACCGGCCTTGCGCAACGACTCACCGTCGTCGTCGTTGAGCTCGGTGGGGAACGGACCTTCGCCCACACGCGTGGTGTACGCCTTGATCACGCCGACCACGCGATCGATCCGCGTGGGCCCGATGCCGGACCCGGTCGCCGCACCGCCGGCCGTGGCAGAGGAAGAGGTGACGAACGGATAGGTTCCATGGTCGACATCGAGCATGGTGGCCTGGCCTGCTTCGTACACGACAGTCTTGCCGGCATCGAGAGCCTGGTTCAGCACCAGGGACGTGTCGGCGACCATCGGGCGGACCCGGTCGGCATAGGAGAGCAGCTCGTCGGTCACGGCATCGATGTCGGCCGCGCGCCGGTTATAGATCTTGACGAGGATCTGGTTCTTCTGCTCCAGCGCCCCCTCGACCTTCTCCCGCAGGATGCCCTCGTCGAACAGATCCGAGATGCGGATGCCCACGCGGCTCATCTTGTCCGCGTAGGTGGGGCCGATCCCGCGGCCGGTGGTGCCGATCTGCCGCTTGCCGAGGAAACGCTCGGTGACCTTGTCCAGCGTCCGGTTGTAGCTGGGGATGACGTGAGCACTGGAGGAGATGAGCAGCTTGGAGACGTCCACACCACGCTCGGTGAGGCCGTCCAGCTCCTCGAAGAGCACCTCGAGATCGACCACCACGCCGTTGCCGATCACGGGCGTGCATCCCTCGGACAGGATTCCGGAGGGCAGCAGGTGGAGCGCGTACTTCTCGTCCCCGACCACCACGGTGTGCCCAGCGTTGTTACCGCCGTTGAACTTCACCACATAGTCGACGCGAGAACCGAGCTGGTCGGTCGCCTTCCCCTTGCCTTCGTCGCCCCACTGGGCACCGAGGACCACCACGGCTGGCATGCGTTTCCTTCCGGTCTGCGAGACCTGTTCAGGCCCAGTGCAGCCTACCGGTGATCACAGCGAGCGTGCCGCCGGGTCCGAATCGTCGGCGAAGGACCGGCACCGCTCGGCTTCTTCCGCTTCACCGATCGCCTCGGCGGCGTCCGCAAGCGCGAGCAGGGCGATGAGGAACCCCTGGTTGGGGACGTGCTCGGCCGGGATCGGGCCAGCGCCGCGCCAGCCGGCGCGGCGCAGGGCGTCCAGGCCACGGTGATAGCCGGTGCGGGCGAAGGCGTAGGCGGCCACCGGGTCCGCGGCCGCGAGACTCTCCCGTGCCAGCATCGCCCAGGCGTAGCTCGCCGCCGGGTAACGGGCGGCGACATCGCGCAGCGACGTCCCCTCGCCGATCGCGGCGCGCGCCGCCATGTCCGGGTGGTCTTCGGGCAGCCGGGTCGGTTCCGGGCCAAGCAGGTTCGCATGCATGACCCCAGTCTCGCATCCGGGATGCTCCGCTCAGGAAGCCACCATGATGGTTGCGGTGGCGCGCGCCCGTCCCGTGACACGCGCTGAACCGCTACCTGTTCCCTGCACGAATCGTCTACCGTGTCAGTACTGAAGGGCTCGCCAGATGCGCGCTCCGGCCCGTCCCCCACAGGAGGCTCCGTGCCCGACGCACCCAGCGATGCCGTGCCACCCCGCAACCAGGGCAGCGGCGACGGCAGCACCGGGATCGTGCAAACCCTGCTCGAAGACGACTGCACCAGGCTGGTGCTCTCCGGCGAGATCGACGTAGCTATGTCCGACGAACTGACCGAAGCGGTCGCCGAAGCGGAGAAGGCTGGCCTGCCCGTCAAAGTGGACGTACGGCACGTGGAGTTCATGGACTCGGCCGGCATCGCACTGCTGGCCCGGCTCGCCAGCCATACGCCCGGACGGCCGCTGCTGATCCGCCCGCCGGACGTCGTCCGGTTCCTGCTGGAGGCGACGCACATCGGGGACCTGGTGGACGTCGTCGAGCACGACCCGGCGAACTGAGCGCCCGGGCGAGGCGTCAGGCAGGGGCGAGGGACGCCGTCCGGCGACGTGCCCGCCACCAGGCCGGGAGTCGTTCCCACGGGACGAAGGCCGACCAGCAGACCACCGTGGGCAGGAAGTGGATGCCCAGCAGCACGAAGGTGGCCAGGTGGAAGGACATGAAGGCCCCGATCGCCAGCGCCAGCCACCGACCTCGCAGCGCAAACACCACCGGTGAGGCGATCTCCAGCAGCAGTGCCCCCCACTGGGCCGCTCGCAGCAGCAGCGCGTGCTGCACCAACAGCTGGTTCACGTCGTTCGGCCTGCGGATGAAAGCCCACGCGAGCGTGCCGGAGGTGGCCCAGCGCAGCAGCGAGCCGCCGCTGAAGACGTACTTCGCCAGCACCGACCCCAGGTAGGTGAGGACAGTGAAGAGCTGGATCATCCGCAACGGCCACCCTGCCACGGAGTCCGCCGTCGGTCCCCCGCCGTAGCGCGACGTCCCCGCGGTGGGCAGCACTAGCATGCCGATCACGATCGCCATGTGGTCGTGGGAGACGTAGCCGTAGCTCATCGCCCACAGCACCCAGAGCAGATACGACACGCCCAGCACCAGTCCACCGGCGTGCTGCACGGCGGCAGGCACACGAGCGAACCCGCCGAGCACCATGGCAACGGCTCCCACGTGCACGCCGACGAACAGCATCTGCGCTACCCCGTCGGTGACCGGCGGCAGGTGCAGCCACTCGGCCACGAGCACCGGGGCGAACAACTCCGGGGTCCCGCCCCGCTCCCCGGTGGAGTTCAGGAAGTAGCGCACGTCCAGCACCGCCATGACCGCCAGGGCCGTACGCACCCACGCCACCCGCGCCCGGGGCAGCGCGGGCACGAGCCAGGCCAGCACGCGGCGCGCCAGGGCGAGGGCCGCCGTCACGGGACCTCCCAGATGAGCACGACTGTGTCGTACGGCTCGGATGCCAGGGCACCCCCGGACATCGGCGAGATGTTCTCGTACACCGTGACCGAGGTGAGCACGTGCGGGGGGTGACTGTCCTGCCAGGCCTCGACGATGTCACCCAGCAGGTCCGGGTCGGCCTGGAACTCAGGGAGCTGGACCTCGAACTCGACGCGCGAGATGCCGGCCGAGCCGGGCGTCAGGCCCACGCGCACCTCCTCGCCCGTGGTCGTGACGCCCATGACGTAGGTGTTGATCACGTCGCCGTTCGGGTCGCGCGGGTAGGCGTACTGCCCCAGGCTCCCCAGCGGGAACCAGTGGTCGGCACGCAGGAACTGGGCTGCCACCAGCACTCCGACGAGCAGCACCATCACACCGACCCGCCAGAGCGCCCCCATGCCCGCATGATGGCAGATGCGTTCCTGCATGTAGCCTTCAACACTCGCGGCAGGTGGAAAAGACCATGACCGATGTCAGTGGTCGTTCCTACAGTTGACACGCTATGACAACGACCGCCCCGCGGGCTCCGGCAGAGAGCCACACCGCAACGCCACGCCCGACCGTGCCGGAAGATCCGGCCCGCCGGGTCGACTGGCGGCGCCTGCGCCGCCCCGCGACAGTGCTCGCACTGGTGATCAGCATGGTCTCCGCGGTCTCGCAGACATTCGGAACTGTGATCGCGGGCCGGCTCGCCGAGAACCCGGTGGCAACCGGAGTCATGCTGCTGGCCCTGTGCGTGCTGGGAGCAGCTCTGCTGGACACCGCCGGCCGGGTGATCTGGTCGACCGTCGCGGACCGGGCCGAAGGGCGGCTGCGCGGCGACCTGCTGACGGCGGCCCTGCACCAGCCGCTGGCCACCCTCTCCGAGCAGGCCGTGGGCGAGATCCTCGACCGGGTCGACGACGACACCCACGACGTCGGGACCCTGGTCCGCATGCAGGGGTGGGGCATCCTGCGCACCGTTTTCCTGGTGGTGCCGATGTGGTTGGTTGCCGGGTGGACGTGGTGGCCGGCATTCGCGCTGTTCCCGGTGCTCGCGGTGATCACGGGCCTGGTGGTGCGGCCGTTGCTCGCCCCGATCGCCGAGCGCAAGGTGATCGAGGAGATGGCCTGGACGGACCATGCCGCTGTGCTCGAGGAAGGGATCGCTGGTCGCGACGACCTGCGCACCAGTCTCGGGCAGGCCTACGTGGTGCGACGCCTGGCTCACCTCTCGGCTGCTGTGCACGAGAAGTTCGCCCGCGTGATCGTGCTGGAGTCACGCCTCATCCGACGCGCGGGCATGCTGCTGCACAGCTTGCTCGCCGCCGTCGCGATCACCGGGGTGGCGCTGGCGATCGGCGGCGATCTCTCCGTGGCCCGGCTGGTGACACTGTTCCTGGTGACGGCCCAGTTTGTCGGCCTGGTTTCGCACATGGCCGAGCAGCTGCCCGATCTGCAGGCGGGCCTGGGGGCGCTGGTGCGCATCCGGCAGATGTTCGCCTCCCCGCCCGAGCCCGACGGCGGAGCTTCCGTTCGGCAGGGACGTCTCGGGGTGGAGGTGCGCAACCTGCACTTCGCCTACCCGGAAGGCTCCTTCGCCCTCAGCGGTATCTCCCTGCACGTGCCAGCCGGGGAGACGATCGCGCTGGTCGGGCGGACCGGCTCGGGCAAGTCGACCCTGGCGGCGCTGCTCTCCCGGGCGGTCGAACCCGAACCGGGTTCGGTCTTCCTGGGTGGCATGGACGTGACCGAGCTCGACCTGCAGGAGTTGCGTGCCGCCGTCGGGGTGGTGAGCCAGCGCACCGACATCCTGGCAGGGACGTTGGCACAGAACATCACGCTGTTCTCCGACGTACCGCGCGCGCGGGTGGAGGCAGCGGTCACTGAGCTGGGCCTGACCGACTGGGTGGCCGGGCTCTCCGACGGGCTCGACACCCTGCTGGGGGCGAGCGGGACGACCCTCTCCGCTGGTGAGGAGCAACTCGTCGCCTTCGCGCGACTGCTGGTGCGGGATGTGCAGGTCGTCATCCTGGACGAGGCAACGGCACGGATGGACCCATTGACCGAGCGTCGTGTGGTGGCCGCCTCGGACCGGCTGCTGCGCGGACGCACGGGAATCCTCATCGCCCACCGGCTGAGCACGACCGCCCGGGCGGAGTCGGTGGCGGTGCTCGACCACGGCCAGGTGGTCCAACATGGCCCGCGGGCTATCCTCGCCGCCGAAGCGGGCCCGTTCCGGGACTTGCTGGCCGCAGGTGACTCCGGCAGCGGTGATGAGCACAGCGAACATGACGGCAGCGACGGTGACCACAGCGATGGCCCGGCGACGACGCCACCGGAGCGGGGCGCCGGAACATCGGCGGCACAGCTCGGGCACCGGCGCCGCACGGGCCTACCGCCGGAACGCGAGGATGTGGGAACGGGACCGAGCCTGGCGCGAGGAGTGCTCAGTGCGCTCATGGCCCGCAAGGCGTGGGGTGTCGGGGGTGCGATCGGCTTCCTGGTCTCGGCGCTGCTCGGCGCCCACGGGGCGCTGACGGGGTTCTGGTGGGGACGTCTGGTGGAAGCGGTGCAGAGCGGTTCCTCGGTGGGATGGTTGCTCGGCGCACTGGTGCTCGGACTACTTGCGTTCCCGCTGGTCTTCGGTGACGCGATCTGGCGGTACCCACGCTGGTGGGTGGAGGTACTGCTGCGCACACGGATGTCCGTGCTGCGTGGCCAGACGATGCAGCGCCGCCTTCCCCGTACGCCGCCCGGGGAGGTCGTGGCACGCAGTATGGACGCCGACCGGTACGCCCGGTATGCCGACCGCTGGGTCGACTTCATCAACGGCCTGGTGATCGCAGCCGTGACGGCGGTCTTGGCCGGCACATGGCTGGCCGGCGCCGTACTCCTCGCGGTGATGGTGTTCTCTGCGCTGGCCTCGAGCATCGGTCGCCCCATCGCCGGGCGCTCAGCCGCGGCGGCATCGCAGGCGCGGGCCTGGTTCGGCCGGTCACTGGTCTCGGTGCTGGAGTCGGCCCGGACGGTCAAGCTCGCCGGCGCCACACCGGACGTGCATGCGCACTTGAGCACGGTCGACGACGAACGAGTCGGCAAGGCTGTGCGCGAGCACCGGGTACAGGCCGTCCTCGATGGCGTACCCGTGGTGCTCGTGCAAGCAGGAGTGGTCACCGCGTGGGCCGGGGTGTTGTGGAACTGGTGGGGGCTCGCGACCGCGCTGCTCGTCGCCAACGCCGTGGGCGGCTTCGACTGGTTCGGCCGGGTGGCCGGTGCCGTAGTCACGGAAGCACCGGGCACCCGCGCCTGGCAGAAGGCCACGGCCTCGTTCGCCGGGGGTGTGGACCTGATGCACCTACCCGACGGTGTGGACCTGCTTACCGGCGCTGCTCCGCCAGCAGATCCACCCACGCGGCAACGGTTGGAACGGCTGCGGCTCGAGAACGTCACGGCCGTGCACGATGACGGCACGATCGGCATCTCAGATGTCGATCTGGAGGTCCGGGCCGGGGAACTGGTACTGCTCGTCGGCCAGGTCGGCTCCGGCAAGTCCAGTCTGCTGAGTGCCCTGGCCGGTCTGGTCTCACACGAGGGGACCATCCGGTGGAACGGCGAGGAGATCGAGGACGCGGAGACCTTCCTGCGACCGGGGCAGGTGGCGCACGTGGCACAGGTTCCACGGGTGCTCTCGGGCACCTTCGCCGACAACATCCGCCTCGGTCACGAGCGCGACCTCGACCGCCCGGTGGCCGATGCCCGCCTCGGCCAGGACGTGCGGGAGGCCGGTGGGGTGGAGGCCCTGGTCGGGCACCGCGGGGTGCGACTCTCCGGCGGTCAGGTGCAGCGCCTGGCACTGGCCCGGGCGTTGGCCACGGATACGGACCTGCTGCTCGCCGACGACGTCTCCAGCGCACTGGACGCCAGCACCGAGCTGGAGCTGTGGGCAGCCCTGCGTGATCGCAGCACCACCGTGATCGGTGCGACGTCCAAGCGCGCCGCCCTGGCCCTGGCCGACCGAGTGGTCGTCCTGCGCGAGGGTGAGGTGGCCGCCGTCGGGCCGTGGCGGGAGCTGCGTCAGGACTGGGGGCACCTGGCGGGCTGACGCTCCGATACAGAATCCCTCGTCGATCTGGTGACCAGATCGACGAGGGATTCCGGGTGCGGGCTGTTCCCGCGAGGTCCTGCGTGAGGCGTTGACCAGGTCAGCCCATCTTCTGGCCCGCGGAGCGCAGCCACTGGCAGGCCTCCGCGATCCGCTGAGCCATACCGGCCTCGGCCGACTTGCCCCAGGCGCGCGGGTCGTAGGCCTTCTTGTTACCGACCTCGCCGTCGACCTTCAGCACACCGTCGTAGTTGCGGAAGATGTGGTCCACCACGGGGCGAGTGAAGGCGTACTGGGTGTCGGTGTCGATGTTCATCTTGATGACACCGTTGTCCACCGCGAGGGCGACCTCGTCGGCAGTGGAACCGGAGCCTCCGTGGAAGACCAGGTCGAACGGCTTGTCCTTGCCGACCTCGGCGCCGACGGCCTGCTGGATCTCACCGAGGATCTCCGGGCGGAGCTTGACCGCACCCGGCTTGTACACGCCGTGCACGTTGCCGAAGGTCAGAGCCGTGAGGTAGCGGCCCTTCTCGCCGGTGCCCAGCGCACGCACAGTGGCCAGGCCGTCCTCGACGGTGGTGTACAACTTGTCGTTGATCTCGTGGGAGACGCCGTCCTCTTCGCCACCGACCACGCCGACCTCGATCTCGAGAATGGTCTTGGCGGCCTGGGAGAGCTCGAGCAACTCCTCAGCGATCTGGAGGTTCTCCTCCAGCGGCACGGCCGAGCCGTCCCACATGTGCGACTGGAAGGACGGCAGCCCGCCGTTCTTCACCTGCTCGGCCTCGTGCGCCAGCAGCGGGCGAACCCAGCTGTCCAGGTTCTCCTTCGCGCAGTGGTCGGTGTGCAGGGCGATGGTCACGGGGTAGTTCTTGGCCACCTCGGCGGCGTATGCGGCCAGACCCAGCGATCCGGCGACACGGTCCTTGATGGTGGAGCCGGAGGCGTACTCGGAGCCGCCGACGGAGACCTGGATGATCCCGTCGCTCTCGGCCTCGGCGAAGCCGCGTAGTGCGGCTGTGAGGGTCTGGGAGGAGGTGACGTTGACTGCCGGGTAAGCGAATGCATGCTCCTTCGCCCGGTCGATCATCTCCTGGTAAACCTCAGGGGTAGCAATACCCATGAATCTCTCCTGTGCCTGGGATGAGTGATGTCGGGGCCCAGTGTCCCATGAGTCCCGGGTCAGTGTCCCTGACTTTCAGTTCTCGGCAGTCAGCAGCTGCTCGGTCGCCAGATCGCGATAGAGGCCGTCGGCACGCAGGAGCTCGGCGTGGGTACCGACCGCGCGCACCCGGCCCGCATCGAGTACCACGATCTGGTCGGCGCTGGTGACAGTGGAGAGACGATGCGCCACCACGATCACGTTGGTGCGCTCAGCCGCCTCCAGCATCACCTGCCGCAGCGCGGCCTCGTTCGCCGCATCGAGCTGGGACGTCGCCTCGTCGAGGAGCAACAGACGCGGCCGCCGCAGCAGCGCACGGGCGATCGCCACCCGTTGCCGCTCCCCTCCCGAGAGGGTCACACCCCGGGGCCCGACGGCGGAGTCCAGCCCGTCCGGCAACCTCGCCACCATCTCGCTCAGGCGGGCCTGCGCGACGACCGCGGCGACGTCCTCATCCGTGGCGTGCGGGGCTGCGAGGGTGAGATTGTCACGAAGGCTCCCGCTGAGCACCGGGGCATCCTGCTCCACATATCCGATCATGGAACGCAGCTCACGCAGCGACCAGTCCTGGACGGCCACCCCCTCGACGCGCACCTCACCCGCGGTGGCCGGGTAGAACCCTTCGATGAGGGAGAAGATCGTGGTCTTGCCCGCTCCGGACGGGCCCACGAGTGCGGTCAGGCCGGTGCCACTGGCGGTGAATGTGACCCCACGGTGCACAGGAGCGAGGTCATCCTCGTAGCGGAACTCGACGCGGTCGAACTCCACCTGAGCGGCAGGCAGCGGCCCTGCGGAGGTGAGGGACGCCGTCGGGGAGGCCGTGCCCACGCTGAGGTCCTCGGACTCCAGGTGGTCCACCTGCTCCACCCGTGCCACGGCAGCCAGGCCGGTCTGCAGCTGGGAGAGCGCCTGCACGAGCGAGCCGATCGGACCCATGAGGTAGAAGAGCATCAGCAGGAACCCGATGAGCGATCCGATCGTCATGGCGCCGTCAGCCACCCGGGCACCACCGAGGCCGAGCACCACCAAGAACGCGATGTTCACCGGCAGGAACGCCAGCACACCGGCGAGCGCCTCCCAGACGGCGACTGTCACACCCTTGTCACGGGCTTCGACGGCCGCCTGGTCCAGCGAGGCGATCTCCCGGTCCTCAGCACCGGAGGCCTTGACGGTGCGGAATGCGCCGAGCGCCCGCTCGAGGATGGCGCCCATGTCACCGAGGGCGGTCTGCGACTCCCGCGTGGCCGCACCGATCCGCGGCATCACCACCAGCATCACCACGGTGACCACCGCTGCCATCGCGAGCGTGACCCCGAAGAGCACGATGTCGATCCACGCCATCACAGCGAGGCCGCCGATGAGCATGAAGATCGCCGTGAATCCACCGATCACCGTGGTGGAGGCGACCGTGCGCAGCAGGTTGGTGTCGGAGGTCAGACGCGAGACGAGGTCACCGGACTTGAGCCGGTCGACCTCGGCGACCGTGAGATGGACGAGCTGGCTGACCAGGCGGCGGCGCACCGTGAGGATGATGTTCTGCCCGGTGCGCTGCATCAGGTAGGGCCCGAATGCCTCCAGGGCAGCCCCGACCAGGACGGCACCACTGAGGATCCACAACAGGTCACCGAGCGGGTCGCCGGCACCGAGCGCCTCGATAATCGACATCGCGATCAACGGCTGGACCAGGCCGACGATGCCCCCGAGGAAAGTCAGGACCCCACCGACGAGAAGGATCCGCAGATGGCTGCGGGCGTAGAACCACAGGCGACGGATGGAGGCAGGGCGCTCGGCGGGGTCGCTCGGGGCCTGCTCTGGTGGGGCAGTCGTGGACACCACGGGAACCTCTCGGGAGATGGGTGCGGTTCGGCGACATTAGCCTGCGACCGGCTGCTGGCACATCGGCCGCAGGGCGGATCAGGGCCCACTGCCGCTCCGCCGAAGGGATGGTGCGCGGCCGAGGCGGCGGGCGCCGTCGATAGGGTTCGGGGTGAGCGGGCACCAGCGAGCCCGGCCGGACCGGCCATGGCTCGGGTCCGGCCCCCCACGCAGGCGAGGAAACGATCACGCACGGCAACGATGAGGTAGGCGGATGAGGATCTCGGCGAAGGCGGAGTACGCCGTCAGGGCAGCGGCCGAGCTCGCCACGGGGGGCGAGACCCCGATGCCAGCCGAGGCGTTGGCGCGTGCGGCCGGCGTGCCGCACCGGTTCCTCGAAGGAATCCTCACAGATCTGCGGCGCGAAGGGCTGGTGCTCAGTCGTCGGGGTGCAGGTGGAGGCCACCTGCTGGCCCGGCCGGCGGAGCGGGTGACGATCGCCGACGTGATCCGCGCGGTCGAGGGACCGCTGGTGTTCGTCCGGGACGAGCGGCCGGGCGAGATCGCGTATCAGGGTGCGGCTGCGATCTTGCCGCAGGTGTGGGTGGCGTTGCGGGCGAACGTGCGTGCTGTGCTTGAGCAGGTGACGCTCGCCGATCTGGCCGCCGGTCATGTGCCCGGTGTGGTGGCCGATCTGACTTCCGATGAGGACGCCTGGCGCAACCCCTGAACTGGGTGAACGCCCGGCCCTCAGCCGGAATCAAACGTCGATATGGCTACTCGGCAACCACCACAATGACGTGCGATTCCTGCGGAGGGCTCCCAGCGAGCCGCCAGATCAACGTTCGATTCCGCGGGATACCACGATGTGGACTCCTCGCATTTCCCCCTAATCCGACTGGATCACTCGGATATCGTCGCAGGCGTCCAGCCACCCATCCGAGGAGCCTCGTGATCACGCTCGTGCTGCTCGCCCTCGTCGGGCTCGGAGCCCAGCTCGTGGACGGCAGCCTCGGGATGGGGCACGGGATCACCTCCACCACCCTGCTGCTCGCGATCGGCCTGCAGCCGGCGTCGGCCTCGGCCACGGTGCACCTGGCACAGATCGGCACCACGTTGGCCTCTGGACTGGCTCATCGACGCTTCGGGAATGTCGACTGGACGGTGGTGCGCCGGCTGGCGTTCCCGGGCGCACTCGGCGCGTTCCTCGGCGCCACCGCACTCTCTCGCCTTCCCGTGACGATCGCGGCCCCGGTGATGGCCGTCCTGCTGCTGGCGCTGGGTTGCTACGTACTTGTGCGCTTCTCGGTACGTGGGATGCGGGTCGACCGGATCGGCACCCCGCTACGACGCCGCTTCCTCACTCCACTGGGATTCTCGGCCGGGATGGTCAGCGCCATCGGTGGGGGCGGCTGGGGTCCGGTTGGCACACCGGCACTGCTGGCCAGCGGCAGACTCGAGCCGCGCCAGGTCGTCGGCTCGATCTCCGCAAGCGAGTTCTTCGTGGCGGTCGCTGCCAGCGCCGGCTTCCTGCTCGGCATCGGCACCGCCGGCATCAACCCGACCTGGGCGCTCGCCCTGCTCGCGGGCGGAGTGGTGGCCGCTCCCCTGGCTGCCTGGCTCGTGCGCCTGATCCCGGCGCGTGTGCTCGGCACCGCGGCAGGCGGGCTGATCGTGCTCACGAACGTGCACTCGCTCGCAGGTGCGATCACGATTCCCGACGGCGTCCGTTGGCTGACGTACGCCATAGCCGCCGGGGTGTG includes these proteins:
- a CDS encoding ATP-binding cassette domain-containing protein, translated to MTTTAPRAPAESHTATPRPTVPEDPARRVDWRRLRRPATVLALVISMVSAVSQTFGTVIAGRLAENPVATGVMLLALCVLGAALLDTAGRVIWSTVADRAEGRLRGDLLTAALHQPLATLSEQAVGEILDRVDDDTHDVGTLVRMQGWGILRTVFLVVPMWLVAGWTWWPAFALFPVLAVITGLVVRPLLAPIAERKVIEEMAWTDHAAVLEEGIAGRDDLRTSLGQAYVVRRLAHLSAAVHEKFARVIVLESRLIRRAGMLLHSLLAAVAITGVALAIGGDLSVARLVTLFLVTAQFVGLVSHMAEQLPDLQAGLGALVRIRQMFASPPEPDGGASVRQGRLGVEVRNLHFAYPEGSFALSGISLHVPAGETIALVGRTGSGKSTLAALLSRAVEPEPGSVFLGGMDVTELDLQELRAAVGVVSQRTDILAGTLAQNITLFSDVPRARVEAAVTELGLTDWVAGLSDGLDTLLGASGTTLSAGEEQLVAFARLLVRDVQVVILDEATARMDPLTERRVVAASDRLLRGRTGILIAHRLSTTARAESVAVLDHGQVVQHGPRAILAAEAGPFRDLLAAGDSGSGDEHSEHDGSDGDHSDGPATTPPERGAGTSAAQLGHRRRTGLPPEREDVGTGPSLARGVLSALMARKAWGVGGAIGFLVSALLGAHGALTGFWWGRLVEAVQSGSSVGWLLGALVLGLLAFPLVFGDAIWRYPRWWVEVLLRTRMSVLRGQTMQRRLPRTPPGEVVARSMDADRYARYADRWVDFINGLVIAAVTAVLAGTWLAGAVLLAVMVFSALASSIGRPIAGRSAAAASQARAWFGRSLVSVLESARTVKLAGATPDVHAHLSTVDDERVGKAVREHRVQAVLDGVPVVLVQAGVVTAWAGVLWNWWGLATALLVANAVGGFDWFGRVAGAVVTEAPGTRAWQKATASFAGGVDLMHLPDGVDLLTGAAPPADPPTRQRLERLRLENVTAVHDDGTIGISDVDLEVRAGELVLLVGQVGSGKSSLLSALAGLVSHEGTIRWNGEEIEDAETFLRPGQVAHVAQVPRVLSGTFADNIRLGHERDLDRPVADARLGQDVREAGGVEALVGHRGVRLSGGQVQRLALARALATDTDLLLADDVSSALDASTELELWAALRDRSTTVIGATSKRAALALADRVVVLREGEVAAVGPWRELRQDWGHLAG
- the fbaA gene encoding class II fructose-bisphosphate aldolase; protein product: MGIATPEVYQEMIDRAKEHAFAYPAVNVTSSQTLTAALRGFAEAESDGIIQVSVGGSEYASGSTIKDRVAGSLGLAAYAAEVAKNYPVTIALHTDHCAKENLDSWVRPLLAHEAEQVKNGGLPSFQSHMWDGSAVPLEENLQIAEELLELSQAAKTILEIEVGVVGGEEDGVSHEINDKLYTTVEDGLATVRALGTGEKGRYLTALTFGNVHGVYKPGAVKLRPEILGEIQQAVGAEVGKDKPFDLVFHGGSGSTADEVALAVDNGVIKMNIDTDTQYAFTRPVVDHIFRNYDGVLKVDGEVGNKKAYDPRAWGKSAEAGMAQRIAEACQWLRSAGQKMG
- a CDS encoding ABC transporter ATP-binding protein, with translation MSTTAPPEQAPSDPAERPASIRRLWFYARSHLRILLVGGVLTFLGGIVGLVQPLIAMSIIEALGAGDPLGDLLWILSGAVLVGAALEAFGPYLMQRTGQNIILTVRRRLVSQLVHLTVAEVDRLKSGDLVSRLTSDTNLLRTVASTTVIGGFTAIFMLIGGLAVMAWIDIVLFGVTLAMAAVVTVVMLVVMPRIGAATRESQTALGDMGAILERALGAFRTVKASGAEDREIASLDQAAVEARDKGVTVAVWEALAGVLAFLPVNIAFLVVLGLGGARVADGAMTIGSLIGFLLMLFYLMGPIGSLVQALSQLQTGLAAVARVEQVDHLESEDLSVGTASPTASLTSAGPLPAAQVEFDRVEFRYEDDLAPVHRGVTFTASGTGLTALVGPSGAGKTTIFSLIEGFYPATAGEVRVEGVAVQDWSLRELRSMIGYVEQDAPVLSGSLRDNLTLAAPHATDEDVAAVVAQARLSEMVARLPDGLDSAVGPRGVTLSGGERQRVAIARALLRRPRLLLLDEATSQLDAANEAALRQVMLEAAERTNVIVVAHRLSTVTSADQIVVLDAGRVRAVGTHAELLRADGLYRDLATEQLLTAEN